The sequence ATTTTAATTGGCCAAAAAACATTATCGTTTCCTCATCGTCAGATATGAATTGGAACAGCGACGATATTAAAGAGTTGGCACACCAGTTCTTCGAGTGGATTATAGCGAAAAACAAATTAGCATATGTTGAAAAAATACCTTACGAATATCTTTCATTCTATTTTACTCAGATGCTAGTTTCATTTGTGTCTAATAGAATTAAAGAAGAACAGCAAAAAATAGGAATAAGCTTCCAGAAATGTCAGGAGCTTGTTTTTGAAATATGTTCAGAAGATTATACCATAGCGGAAGTGTCTGGGCAAAAATATGTAATAGTTAATCAAGAATCTATGGGAATTCAAATATCCGATTTATCGAATGCTGTAAAATATCTTCCAGCTTATGTTATAAAACCGACAACAAAACATTACAAGCCAATAATAAGGATGGCTGTACATGATGTTTTGTCAGATATTAATGGGATGGTTTCTGCTGTTTTACTTGTAAAAACCATATATGGGTTGTTGGATCAAAGTTCTTTGATAAAAGAACAAATTACGGCAACAGAGGATTTTGATGATATAGACAATGAAGACAAATACATTCCTTATGTATCATCGATTCTAACAAATGTCTCCAAGATTGAGGCAAAGATGTATTTGGAATACATTTTTGAGGATGGTGGTAAAAAATCATTGGCCGAGATATCTTCTAAATACGGATTACCCAAAAGTACCGCACATAAAAAAATAGAAGAATTTAAGCATAGAATTTTTTCTACTTATATGCCAGAGAATGAGTCCGATGGAGAAATGTTTTTAAAAAAACTTGCTCTCTCCTTGGACGAAATTGCAAATTAGTGGTATTATATCAATGTAGCAGATTAGAAAATATGAATATTATAAACCAATTCTTAGAAGACCCATTCTTGCAAGACAACGAGAATGAAGCATTCACAAACGATAGTCACAGATTGGCTGAAATTAATGAATCCTTTTCTCAGCATCCTTACAATAAGCCTACTTTGCATTTATTACCATCGGTAAAGCAGAATCAAATATGGTCGATAAAAAAAGAATATCTTGATTATGAAGGAACCCTTCAAATTAATCAAGTACCGATGTTGGTACTATCAACTACTGACCCAGAATATTTAGATGACGACAATGGGTTTATTAGAGTGTGCCCTATTACACCTTTTGTCGAAATGGCTGCAGATTCCGACCAAGTTTGCGATGATCTATCTATTTTAGGATTCCCATTTATGATAGAAACCTGGAACGAACAGCCAATATTGTTGGATTTGTTGGACAAATTTTGTGGTCATTATTATGCAGATATGACCGAGCAAAACGACTCATTAAATATTGATCAACGAAAATTCCGTGAATTAGAGATTTCAAGGGCTAGATTTTTAAATCACTCAATTATTGCATATACAAATGAGTCAGACAGAGCGAAAGCATTTTCTTTCACGGTTGATTTGTGTTATTCTAATGCGGTCAAAACAAAACATATGCCTCGGGTAAACAATATGACTCCCGTGTTTATAAATCTTCGTGACAATGAAGAATATGCAACAGCAGCAAAACATGGTAGAGTATTATCTGAAAATGACTGTATAGATTTCGAGAGCGAAGAAATGCCAATCAGAATAGAGGTTAGAAAAAAATCTCAAAAATTTGTATTAACAATAATACCAAAAGTGGAAATACAACTAATCTCTTCTGACAAGAAAACAATAAATGGCACGTCAAATGATGAAAGAATAGTCTTTGATGGTCTTAAATCCGGACTATATAAAATTATATTATCCGATAATAAAACAATCTCAATAAGAATTAGATAGCAATGGCAGAAACTTATATTTCACAAATAAAGTCGACCGAATGGGTTGATTTAAGTAACGAGCACAAGAGAATCAGAACCTCTCTTGAGCATGTTATTGAAAACACATGTTGTAGCAATGGATATAGTCAACCCATTATGTTACAAGGTGCTTTTGGTATAGGGAAAACAGCAACATTAAATTACTTGTTCCATTATGCATGGGAAGTATTAAAAGTCCCGACTTTTCACTTGTTACTTTCTGATTTGGTGGATATAATAAAGGAAGTAGCGAAGCAACAAGGTGTTGACCAAATACAGAATGAAGATTTGGGACTGATAATCAAGAATACAATTGATAATCAAATCCAAAAACTTAAAAATGAAGATTGGTCTAATTTGACCAATGTGATGTTTCCTGAATTCACATCTATGGATATAGAGCATCCCTTAGTACTTGAGACTTACTTAAAAGATTTTGAAGCAGTCCAAATTGATGCAGATATAGATGAGAAGACTAAAGATTTGTTATCCAAAGGATTCACAAAAGAAGTGATAGAGGAGGCTTTAAACTCAAAGAATGTTCCTCTTTTGCTAATTGATGAGTTTGAATCCAAGTTTACTGATTTAAAAAAAATTGTCACTTCTTCAGGAGGTGGCATTCTTAGGGCATTATTCGACCAAGTTGTTTCAAATAAGCCATTTTATCTTATTATTGGCAATGGACCAGGGTCTGCATATGAAATATCTAAAGAGCAAGGTACTGAAGAAAGTACAGATAATGAGGCTGCTGGTAATCGAAGACTTAAGCCAATGCAAATTCCATTCCCAACAGTACAGTTGTTACAACAGAAGTTCATGCATGGGGAATGCAAAGGATATGTGAATTTTATATGGTGGGTATCTCGATGCAGGCCAGGCCAAATAAAACGTCTTCACGATACTATAGATTATAAGATCTATTCGAATTTGGATTTCTCAGTTTTTATTACTCAGTCAATTTTCTCAGAACCGATTGATGGTACCGGAAACGATGCGGTTAAATATCTTAAAACAGAATATTTTAATAGCATTGATAGTAATCTTTGGGCATCAATGGGAACATGGCTATTGAATTTTGAACCTTGTAAAATAAATGTCACGAGAGATGTACGAGATGCATTGATGCGTTGTGCGGACGCATTCTTTGTGTCAGAAGAAACTGTAAAGTCTGAAAAAATTGCAGTTGGCTTACAGAAAGATTTAAGTAAGTATTTAAAGATTAAACAAGATGAGGGACTTTATCCTCGTGTTGATTATCTCAAAAATCTTCACAAATATTTTAGCTATGTATTAAATGCCTGTTCTAATGCAGATGGCGAAATAGCATTTAAGACAGCAAGTAGAAGATACGAAGAGTCTTTTACCAAGGCTTTCGCAATACCTATGTTGGAAATCGTATATGATTTTATCAGCCAATATGAGGATGATAATGATGTTAGCTTTAAACAAACAAAAGATTTTATTCTTGACTGTATAAAATGGACTGAAAATGCAGTTGAGGAACGGGATCTTAATCTTAAATATGATGAAACGTATCGCTTGTTTGATTATAGCCGTTGCGATTTAAGGCCAAACGACGAGGTTATGATTCAATACTCTTTTGACTCTATTCGGCAAATGATCGAACAGCCCATTGGAGACCCACGGCTAAAATATAAAGATGCTTCTTTGGATGTGTTGCTATCAAGTGTTTCTATGAATAATGCTGCAATTGCTTTTGCGGAGAAAAGCGATTGTAAGATATTGTTTATACCCCAGTTGGAAGACAACGCAATTAAGGAATATCTAAAAAGGGTAAAATCATTCGTATCTGCCAGCATGTCTCATATGCTTCATCGTGGCGTTGAAACCATGAGGATCGTTTTTCTTGGTAACCAAGATTATATAGGCGAATTTAAGGATGAGGTCTTGAAAACAGCAAATGGTGAGTTAACTCCTGCCGCCAAAATGTCAAAAATAGGTATAGATTCCTATGATGAATTCAATTTCAAATTTGGAGGTAAAACTTGCGACTTTATAGATTCTGTAGTAAAAATTATTATTATTGGTTCTTCAAAAGGAACATTATCCGATTCTCATCCGGATAATTGTTATGACATCGTCAAGGTAATGGAAACGATTAGCTTAAGTAGCTGGTCACCTAGAAAAGAAGATCGAAGAACTATAGAGCATTATTCTAAGCTCGTAACAGAAGGAGAAAATAGTACAATAGATACTATATCAAGAAAAGCAATAGAACTTTATCATAATGCGTTAGGTAATTTACTGTGTCCCCTTGAAAGATATGACAGTAATCTTGACTATGAGCTTTCGACACTTTTCGACGAGAACACAATTACGTACGAGCCGCTTTCTCGCTTTGTATGTATGATGTATATCATAGAACATGCTGGTAAATGCCAAGCTGTGAGCCAGAATTTACTAGAATTGTTAAAGATGGTGGGAGTACGTTCAAATCCTCTATACTTTGAACCTAAGGTAGAAGAATCTTCAGTTCACGAATCTTATCATTTGGACCAGATTCACAATATTCTTAAGAATAGTGATAAAGTTAATTATTTATTAAAGCACATTGACACATCTACCGACTTATACGTGGCAATTAATAATTTTACATCGATGTTGGTTGATGAAAAAATCGCAGGCAATCTAACACATCAATTTATTAAATTCTTACGAAATGACATTTCCAACCATTGGATTGGGGAATACAATTCTGTGATGTCGAAGTATTCTTCTTATGAAGGGGACATGCTAGTACGTCTATCATATGCTATGTCAGTTTCTAAAATGGTGAGCTATGACAAGTTGCGGCAAGAAACCGTAAACAGAGTTGATACATCGATAAATCACATTCAGGAAAAACGTAGTGAAATTGTTGATACTATTGAAGGATTTCAAGACAGATTTATACCCTATTGGATCACGACATTTTGGTGAACCATTAGCTGGTTATATTCAATTATTACAAAGAATAATATCAATGTGTAAATTGATCAAGCAGGAATTGGAAGATGATTCAGCAAGCCTATCTACATATTTGATTTTGGAAACTCTCTCATGGAGAGTTGAAAACATGAAAACCTCTATTAATACATTGTGTGGACAATTAAAGGATATTGCTGAACGCATCTCGCGTAAAAGAACTGAAATTCGGACAAAATATCAAGTACCAATTGATGCGCTTCTCGAAAACCAATGGGTGTCTTTGTTGATAAATGACTGTGCCCCGATAGGTACTATTAAACCACCGTTTGATAACGATATTCTATGGAAAAAATATGCATGGAAGATTGGATCCTCAGACAAAATGAAATATATCATGTTTGAAATGAATCCCTCTCCCAAAGACAAGGAAGCATACTTTAAGTTTGAAGATATAGAATCCATTCGTAAAACAATAGAGTCTGTTTATACAGATTTGTGTAACTCGGCATATGTTCCAATACATAATTTGTGCAAAGAGTCACTTAGTCGCGTACAGAATTACACAACTTTGCAAACCTATATAGAGAATCTCATAAATAATAAACAAGATGATACAGATAGATAAATACTCAAAAAAATACAAGATTGCTTTAGAACGACGGAAAAGTCCTCAGTTCGTCTCAATGCTTGACTCCGAGCTAAAAAGTTCGGAATGGGTAGCACAGCTGGCAGCTTGCCAATTGTCATTAGACAACATTACTAAGGCTGCGGATTTTGAGACAAAAGAAAATGCGATCAAAAGCTTGTTCAATCAGTTGTATGAGAAGATTACTGCTCCTGGTTTGGATGCATTTATTGGATGGATTGGTAGTTTGACCACATCAAAAAACGGAGAAAACATAAAAGCATTTAAGAAATTCTTAAAGGACAACTATGACAGCTATGCTGATGATATAGAAAAAATATTATCTGCGAAGGAAGTAGTATCCAAGATTGACGAAAAAAGCATCTTCGGTAAACTAATTTCTAATTTTGGAAACAAAATCAAGAAAATAGTTACTGAATTCATTGATAACAACACGTTTGAAAATGAAATAGATGGATTGCTAAAACAATTGAAGAATGAATATGAGGGTGTCTCGAGTATATCTGAACTTAACTATACTTCAGTAAAGGACCTGTATACTGCCGAACAAAAACAAGATAACACCATTGACTTTTATAGTGACATATTTGAACAGGCAAGAAAGAAGTTTCAATCTATGGATGTTCAAAAAGGTGAAGACAAAAACACCAATTATTTCACTATAATACGCAATCGTGTTACTTCATTAACCAAATCAATATCATATTTGGTAAATAGCGGCGTGGCAAAGAATAATGATATGAACATCAAAGCATTATTCCTAAAATTCCAAAAAGAAATGCCTATAGTTGAGGACGACTATCTTCAATCTCTTAAAGAATTTATAACAAAGGATTGGGAGAGCTTTCTAATAAAATATGAAACAATAAAGACCTTTTATTCGTCTCCGATTTTAAATATCCCATCATCAAATTATGATGGTCTTAAAAGTGGTTCCAATATAAGCAATCTTATACTCAATTATACAAAGTTGTATAATGAAGGATCTATAAGAATAGTTCCTTCTATATCAGCTTCTGACATGAAAAATCAGCTTGCCAAGAAGGCAAAGAGTATAAAAGACATGAACGATGAAGCTGCAAAAATCATGCAATCGGTAAATGAGGAATTTACTGACTTTATTGAAAAATATGAAAATCAGAAAGAAATGTTGGAGAAATCAACTGATAATGATGCCAGCCTTAAGGACAACTACGATTCCATATATGGTCAAGATGGAAGCTTGGACAATCTTAGGAACGGAATAACCGAATGCCTCTCTGATGGATGTAATTTTTTTAACACTTTAGCTAACCAAAGTATATTCCAAATGATCGAACTAATGAAAACAACAACAGAAAAGTTCGAGGAAACATTAAAACTTACCGGTTTGCAAGCTCCGATGGAATGGTTAGACTCTTTGCCAGATTTGATGAACTTAACAGAGTCTGATATAGACGAAAAGAAGATAAAATTGTTACTAAGCAAGGGCTTGATTAAGTTGGAAATTAAGAAAACTTATAACTGATATGAAACAATTACATAAAGATATTATTGGTGCTCTAGATAGATTGAGAGTAAGCAGTCTTTACGTTCATAACGCAGAATTACCTGGCGCTCATTTTTCGATACCAGAATTAAATGGAAGAAAGGTATATCTTGTAGAGACACTGGCTGTAATCAATGCCATAGTTGAACGTGGAACTATGATGTTGTACGGTGGACATGGTGGAGGCAAAACGACTCTTTCAAAGTATTTGGGGCAAATATTCATGCATTATTCAAAAGATAAAATTGAAGACTGCATATTACGAGGACACCCGCAGTTAACAGAAGAAAAAATTCTTGGCAGCCTAGATTTTGCGCAAATGATGAATCCTGAATTAATCAAAGAGGGCAAAGTAAAGGTTATATGGAACGACTTTGTTGATTCCTCTTGGAAAATAATAGATGAAATTAATCGTCTTTCTCCATATGCTCAGAATATATTGTTGTCTCTTTTGGCAGAAGGTTCTGTAAAATATCATAATCAATCACGTACACTTGCTCCTTTTACTTTATTCGCAACTATGAATCCAAAGGACAACGCAAACTTTGAGCTGTCTTTGCCTTTTTTAGACCGATTCGCATTGGCTCTGCCCATTACAATGCCAGACTATGATAGTTTTAGTACAATTGGACGCAAGGACAAAATTGACAACAACTTAAATGAATGGTTAAGGGACTTTTCTTTGCAGGATGTTCAAGAAGAAGTAAAGAATATTCACTATACAGATGAAGCAGAACTATTTGTTAACTTTTTAATAGATTCATATCGACTCTGCTGTCGCATATCAAAAGAAACTAACGAGTCTCTTTCTGTTGATAAGACGTTATGTAAAGGATGTCATATGGATGCCAAAGATAAAGTATGCTGTAAAATAAAGCATCCTTTAAGCGTACGCGTAAAAGAAGATCTTTATAGATACGGAAAAGCTATAGCGTGGTTCTTGGGAGATGAAAAAGTAGAAGTAAAACATATTGAGATACTGGCTCCTTATCTGATTTGGCATCGATCTGAATTAAGTAAAAAATTTTGCGATGAGCTGGTCCAAAACAAATGTGAACACAGTTCTTTACGTACTGATAATGATGTTTTAGTTGACATACAGCTTGATGCCACAAAAGACATTATAAAGCTTATAAGAAAAGAATTTGACGGAGTCAAGAGCTTCTTGTTTGAATTTGAAGATGTAAAAAAGGGGAAATTGTCAGAAGAAGAATTCGACAAGTTAATTTCCGCATCAGAAAGTTCCCAGAATAACTTTTTAATATTAACGTCGGAAATTGTTCCAATCCTTAAGGGGAAATACGCTCCCGTATATAATGAGATTTGTAAATACAATGATAAGATATCCATTACAACTGACTTTAAAACGCTGAAATCTATCAAAGATGAATTGGCATATCGATATGATATTCCAAACAGAGCCTACATATTTGAGCAAATAGTTCAACGGTTAAGAGTATTACAATCTAACGAATATACATTTACTTTGACGGACGAATCAATTAAATCTGTGGATTCTATCCGTAATTTAGTTCTTAAAGTTCAGCCAAATTTCCCCAAAAGGGTCACAATGTTTAAGAAAATTCCTTTGATGGATTTCAATAATGATGAATGTGAGCTTGCAATAAAATGTATATCCCAAGGTAAATGGGAATTCTATTTTAAAGGAGAAGAAACAAATATAATTTATAAGATCCTGTCTGACATAAATGGATAATTCTGCCATTTACTTACAAAAAGCATTAGATGCTGTAGAGTGTGTATTTCAATGTGAATATAAAAATTCACTTGGTATACCTATGCCTGAAATTAAACTATTATTGGCTGACGATAAACATTATACGACAGGTGAGTATTATATCACAATTGGTAACACATGGCAAATACATCTGAATTTTGGGAAATTGCCTGTTAGTTTTGCTGAATTTCAAGAAGAGGTTAAGGTTCTTACACGTCATGAAATAGGTCATTACATGTGCTGCCCATTTGACACGATTACATACTTTCGTATGCTCAAATGCATTTTGTCAGTTTATGACAAAGAATTCAAGCATCTTGATTTGCAAAGAATTAATAGTATCTGTGGAGATATTGCAAATCAAGCAGCAGATATTATTGTTGATTCTAGAAATTTCTATTTCAACCCAAAAGAAACTGTAAAAAGCGAAATTAATTGGATACTAAAATGCGGAGGTATTGAAAATTCTCCTAGACATTCCAAACTCATGTTTCTAATGAAGGAGGCCATTTGGAAAACAAGTCTGAATATTTATGAAAGTGATACTGAGTTAAAAGATATTGTAAGTTCTCTAGCAAACACGTTTCTTGAAGATGGCATAGAAAACAAATCTTTATTTACACATAAAACGGAGGAATATGCCCGAGTATTCTTTCAATTGTTTATAAAAGATAAAAATAAGAATATAAAAGAATCCAACGATCAGCAGCAGAGTGGTCAGCAGCAGAGTGGTCAGCAGCAGAGTGGTCAGCAGCAGAGTGGTCAGCAGCAGAGTGGTCAGCAGCAGAGTGGTCAGCGGCAGAGTGGTCAGCAGCAGAATGGTCAGCGGCAGAGTGGTCAGCAGCAGAATGGTCAGCAGCAGAATGGTCAGCAGCAGAGCGAACAAGAAATCAATGGTTCAATGTCGGTTAAGCCAAAAGACGGTGACAAAGATGGAAATGCTTTAATCTTTTTAGACCCAGAAAAAGTAAAGGATGCATTGGAACAGCTAGCTTCTGAGACAACCATAAGTGAATTTGAAAGAATCTTGTCTGCTGCCGGTTTAAACCAATTGTCAGAAAAAGACAAAGAAAAATTATGGTTTTCAGTTCAAAGTGCAGGAATGATTCCCATAGAAGAAGTCGGCAATGAAGGCGCAAAAGACAATTATACATATCCAACGAATTGGAGAATAGGAGATTCTATAGCAGATTTGGATATGATGTTAACATATTCTACTGCACCAAAATTAATTCCTGGAATTACGACGAAAAAATGGGAACAATCTGTAAACGAGTATTTTGGAGTTGAACAAAGACAAAAGGATGCGTTGCTAGTTGTAGATACTTCTGGAAGTATGGGAGCTGTTTCCAGAGAAACAGACAATATGCATCAAGCTGTTCTCGCAGCTTTTGGTATCCTTAATTATTTTGAATCACGCAAAGGTAAGATAGCCCTTGTAGAATTCTCTGATAATGTTAAAGAGTATATATCATGGACAAATGAGTATGAGAGAATACGCGATAAATTGCTTACAAATGGAAGCGGCGGTACTCAATTTCCAATTCATAGTATTCGAGAAATTCTGGAACAATCAAAGAACGAATTGATTACAGTCATTATAACAGACGGAGAGTTAGGCAACATAAATGAGTCAGTAACTTTTTTTGAAGATTACCTAAATGATGAAAACAAATTATATGTTTTTCTATTGGGTAATAGTAAATCTTGTCGAGGATATGATAGGCTCGCAGAAATTGGAGCTAAGGTTTATCAAGCTGACAATGCGATAGATTTCTGCGACATGGTTATGGATGATCTAAATTAAAATATGAGAAATTGTAATGCTATTTTTCTGACACTTGCACTCTCACTATTAATAATAGCATGTGAGAATAAGTCAAGGCAAACAGAACCGGTTGCCTGTGATAATCCGTCTGTTCTTGAGCAGCATACCCCTGATACAACATCCTCTATTCAAGACAAGTTGCCCAAAACTGAAACTTCTACAAGTATATCATTTTCCTCTTCGCACTTTCATAAGTTAAGCAGTTACGATATTATGCGTGGCTTCGACCCTGCATCTGAGGACGACATGGGCGATAACGGCATAAGTCGGTATATGGAGAATAATGATGATAAAGGTTGGGATTAATGATTATTTGGAAGAAATATTGTAACTTTGCAAAAGATATAAAATATGGCACTGGCAATAAATATAGAAGATCTACTGAACAAGCAGAAGATAGAGTCCAATAGGATTGAGTTCAAGAAAGGTTGGAATCCCGCAAGTATATACCATAGCGTGTGTGCTTTTGCCAATGATTTCGACGATCTTGGTGGTGGATATATATTGGTTGGCGTAGATAGCGATGATGATACAGGGATGGCTATCCGTCCCGTCGTAGGTGTGCCGATAGAGAAAATTGACGGTATTCTTCAGGATATGGTGAGCTATAACAACAAGATGTCACCGTATTATATGCCCAGGACAAGTGTTGAAGAGGTGGACGGAAAGCAGGTTCTGGTGATTTGGTGTCCTGCAGGCATCAACAGACCATACTCTGTACCTGAGAATGTGACTGCAAAGAATGGTAGCAAGGAGTATTTCTATATTCGTAGTGGTACGAGCAGCATCATTGCCAAGGGCGAGGTGCTAGACGAACTACGTGAATTGGCAAGTCGTGTACCGTTTGATGAAAGGGGGAATCCTGACATTAAAGTAGAGGATATATCTACGTTGTTGCTTCGTGAGTATCTGGTTAAAGTAGGCAGTAAGCTGGCTAATGAGTTATACGAAAGACCACTGAGCGAGATTCTGGAGCAGATGGACTTGTATGTTGGTCCATCAGAAAACCGTATGCTGAGGAATGTTGCTGCAATGATGTTTTGCGAGAATCCAAGTAAGTTTTTCAAGCGGACACAGGTAGAAGTGGTTTTCTTCCCTGAAGGACGACTGGTAAATCCCAACAATCTCTATGAGGCTCCTGTCATCACAGGTTCCGTGACACAGATCATTGAGCGGACGTTGGAGTATCTGAATCGCATGGTGGTGATGCAATCCATCATTAAACCCAAGAATGACAACCACAGTATCAAGTTCTATACCTATCCTTACCAAGCATTGGAGGAAAGTATTACGAACTCGTTATATCATCGCGACTATCGGGAATGGGAGCCAGTGGTGATTACTGTCGAGCCGAAGGGTATTACCATTCAGAACGTTGGTGGGCCAGACCGCAGCATCCCAGTTGCTGACATCAATCGTGGAGAATTGCTTATCTCCAAACGTTATCGCAACCGTCGTTTGGGTGAATATCTGAAGGAATTGGAGTTGACCGAAGGACGAAGCACAGGTATTCCTACCATCCAGAATGTATTGAAGGCAAATGGCTCGCCTCGCGCTGTCGTCGTTACGGATGAAGAGCGCACCTTCTTCCGCATCACTATTCCCTGTCATGAAGCAGCGGGCAATGTTATTGCTGACATAGCGACAAGAGAGAAGATAAAGGATAGTTCACAGGAAATGGTCAAGAACATCCCTGATGTCCTGAAGGATGTCCTAAAAGATGTCCAGAAAGATGTCCTAAAAGAACTATCTGAAAGACAGATAGTTATACTTGAATTGATATGCACATCACCAGAGGCAACTCTAATAGAAATGTCCAGAAAGCTTAAGGTGTCCGACAAGACTATTCAACGAGAGTTTACAGCTATTAGGAAACTTGGTATCAATATTGAGCGCCAAAATGGACGCAAGGAAGGTAAATGGGTTATCAAAATTGGGAAATAGGAAATGGAGTTTAGTGAGGAACAGCTTAAAAAACTGTCAGTTCTATTTGAGGAAAAAGTTGAAAAAGAGCTAACAATCGAAGAGGTTCGAAAGTTTGTTCAGTTGGATACAATTGACGATTGCAAACAGTATTTACGGGTGATGCTTGATTTCTTCTTCGAAGTCTTCAAATCACCAGAAGGGCGCAAAGCCATGTCATCTCTCGAAAATGAAAGAAACATTTGGCTTCAAACAATCTTTAGTAAGAGTTGCCATTTCCTATATTTGTTAGATGGTGTGGGGTATAATAATGGTTCCAACCATCTCAATCCTATTATAGACCCATCT is a genomic window of Xylanibacter ruminicola 23 containing:
- a CDS encoding AAA family ATPase, translated to MKQLHKDIIGALDRLRVSSLYVHNAELPGAHFSIPELNGRKVYLVETLAVINAIVERGTMMLYGGHGGGKTTLSKYLGQIFMHYSKDKIEDCILRGHPQLTEEKILGSLDFAQMMNPELIKEGKVKVIWNDFVDSSWKIIDEINRLSPYAQNILLSLLAEGSVKYHNQSRTLAPFTLFATMNPKDNANFELSLPFLDRFALALPITMPDYDSFSTIGRKDKIDNNLNEWLRDFSLQDVQEEVKNIHYTDEAELFVNFLIDSYRLCCRISKETNESLSVDKTLCKGCHMDAKDKVCCKIKHPLSVRVKEDLYRYGKAIAWFLGDEKVEVKHIEILAPYLIWHRSELSKKFCDELVQNKCEHSSLRTDNDVLVDIQLDATKDIIKLIRKEFDGVKSFLFEFEDVKKGKLSEEEFDKLISASESSQNNFLILTSEIVPILKGKYAPVYNEICKYNDKISITTDFKTLKSIKDELAYRYDIPNRAYIFEQIVQRLRVLQSNEYTFTLTDESIKSVDSIRNLVLKVQPNFPKRVTMFKKIPLMDFNNDECELAIKCISQGKWEFYFKGEETNIIYKILSDING
- a CDS encoding vWA domain-containing protein, whose amino-acid sequence is MDNSAIYLQKALDAVECVFQCEYKNSLGIPMPEIKLLLADDKHYTTGEYYITIGNTWQIHLNFGKLPVSFAEFQEEVKVLTRHEIGHYMCCPFDTITYFRMLKCILSVYDKEFKHLDLQRINSICGDIANQAADIIVDSRNFYFNPKETVKSEINWILKCGGIENSPRHSKLMFLMKEAIWKTSLNIYESDTELKDIVSSLANTFLEDGIENKSLFTHKTEEYARVFFQLFIKDKNKNIKESNDQQQSGQQQSGQQQSGQQQSGQQQSGQQQSGQRQSGQQQNGQRQSGQQQNGQQQNGQQQSEQEINGSMSVKPKDGDKDGNALIFLDPEKVKDALEQLASETTISEFERILSAAGLNQLSEKDKEKLWFSVQSAGMIPIEEVGNEGAKDNYTYPTNWRIGDSIADLDMMLTYSTAPKLIPGITTKKWEQSVNEYFGVEQRQKDALLVVDTSGSMGAVSRETDNMHQAVLAAFGILNYFESRKGKIALVEFSDNVKEYISWTNEYERIRDKLLTNGSGGTQFPIHSIREILEQSKNELITVIITDGELGNINESVTFFEDYLNDENKLYVFLLGNSKSCRGYDRLAEIGAKVYQADNAIDFCDMVMDDLN
- a CDS encoding RNA-binding domain-containing protein — translated: MALAINIEDLLNKQKIESNRIEFKKGWNPASIYHSVCAFANDFDDLGGGYILVGVDSDDDTGMAIRPVVGVPIEKIDGILQDMVSYNNKMSPYYMPRTSVEEVDGKQVLVIWCPAGINRPYSVPENVTAKNGSKEYFYIRSGTSSIIAKGEVLDELRELASRVPFDERGNPDIKVEDISTLLLREYLVKVGSKLANELYERPLSEILEQMDLYVGPSENRMLRNVAAMMFCENPSKFFKRTQVEVVFFPEGRLVNPNNLYEAPVITGSVTQIIERTLEYLNRMVVMQSIIKPKNDNHSIKFYTYPYQALEESITNSLYHRDYREWEPVVITVEPKGITIQNVGGPDRSIPVADINRGELLISKRYRNRRLGEYLKELELTEGRSTGIPTIQNVLKANGSPRAVVVTDEERTFFRITIPCHEAAGNVIADIATREKIKDSSQEMVKNIPDVLKDVLKDVQKDVLKELSERQIVILELICTSPEATLIEMSRKLKVSDKTIQREFTAIRKLGINIERQNGRKEGKWVIKIGK